The Lathyrus oleraceus cultivar Zhongwan6 chromosome 5, CAAS_Psat_ZW6_1.0, whole genome shotgun sequence genome includes the window tcacaagagaaatgtcgatttaattttttttcaacaGTGCACCCTCCGATGAAGATCCGACTTTGGAATGTAGATATGAGACAGATTTTGGATCAACCTAGGGGCCAAtgtattaatttaaaatatcgTAAATAGTATTATTCAAGTATAATATTAAACGAAGAATCTACTGAGTATGAAAAGATATTTAAAGCTCGATGTTATATTATGATTgtatttgataattttttatttcctgaaagtactggtaatacggtaaatattatgtattttccattgttacgaaacataaataaagTAGACACATATAGTTGGGTTCAACTGTTTTCTCCCATCTATATAGTTCGTTGTGTAAGAATGTCAAAAAAATACTTGTATGTTTTATTCTTACGCCTATTTGCTACAAGCACGGGTTTGGTCAAAaatgtcgtcactcgccccgGTCAACAAGAAGCCATTCACATTCCTCTATGCAAAAGTGACCGTGTGAAACTGCAGTTCAGCATGCAACAAGAAATTTCAGAACCTCtgacgtgtttgggagattgacatcaacaagagtcaatgGCTAATGGGATTATTCTGATTTGAGAGACTTCGTAAAAGAGTTGTGTCATCATTGAAGGAATTGACGTCAACACATTTTAAACGAATGAatcatacatggtgctagacTAACTCAACATTATATGACATGATTTAGGTCGGTTACAATGCCATAgtttgtgtctgagccaaggtatttgattgtTCTACACCAACGAGCTTCATCAATATACGCCCAACAACAAATACCCGCCACACAACAATGTCAATCCACCCAATCCCAACGACCAACCGCACGccatcaccctaccatatacacACAACCTCCAAACTCAAAACCAGGAACCAAATcctaaccaccaacaaccatacgcagcCACCACATTTGTCTATAGCCTGGATGATTCATATGATTTAATCTCACCCCATCATAGCCCCATACTTATGAACACCCAAACATCACATTACCAGAACAtccaaccattgtttgactttatTACACTACatgaaccattgcttcgtttccaaaacgattcaatgtcccaattcaaaaaatcatattGTTCACAAACCACCCAACCACAAtgacccaactacgacaacatgggcaccgaactcaaTTACGGCAGTGCCGTTGGCGGAACCTCCCCTAACTATTAgggagaaatgatgacaaatttGTCAAATACCGCTGGACCTTCCACCGGACTttcacaccagccaccattgcatcatgtcagcactcaaacCCTAAATACCTCAGGGAAATCGTGGGAGATCTCGAAGGCAGGCTAACACACCAGAATATGGAAAAGGGGGACATTTTAATCGGGAGGGTCATTGATTTTCTTATCaattattatttttcatttacctatttattttatttatttaaattttatataagtataacatataaaataaataaaaaattcaaagCATGCGCCGCATACAATGGCGCATGCTTTTGATATCATAAAGCATGCGCAAATTGAATCGGCTTCATTTGCATGCATGCACCATTTAGATTGACGCCTTAATTCAATGTCCCACATGCTTCAGAGGgtgtcgctaccgggatttcacgataacaaattagggactaaagagatgccaaaaAGATGCAAAAttagaagagtcgccaccgaattttatttagtttacaTCTATCGGAGAAGCGTGGGAtaatagtcgataaaaccctcgaaAAAGCTACGTGTACGGGAAGCGCTAAAAGggaataaggaatcggtctcaCAACCGATATTTGGATTCAGAAGTCGGTTACGCGAGGAtaaggtattagcacccctcacgtacatagtactccatgggaaccatttgggttgttttacatacattgagatttatctatcattgttttattttcaaaagaatatGTGTGAAAGAGGAGATGTTTTATTATTATAGTGCTCaccaaggattggggcccttgtgcccACGTATCACTCATTCGAGGATGAGGAATCATAGCTCCGTAGTTcagagtagaaaatgtttgtgtgttggttaattttacctttgaaaaaagggtttttagaatgatgccctaaggcacaaaaatgagtttgatgagttgtattgtttttaccttgaataagagttttatgaaagaatgtttgtgcttatattatactaaagtctatgggcagaggtgattattctagacaacaaacaaagcgtcttgcgtccaaaataatcagagtaagggtagtaatgatccattcttactcattctccaccacttaagactcgtggcgcacaataataatcgtaattttattgtatttttgaatttgattatgaaaatgtcACTTGACGTTGGATGAAGGGTCtgttttatttgattatgaaatttgacttatgcaacatgaatgcaaagtaaccaacaagaaaataaagagtctcattgtaaggtatcccaagagaaagccttgtgtaTGCAAAAGTGATCTAAGCTAAACAAATGATAATGGTCTTACAAAtatgtccccctaaggtggtgtCATGATGTCGTTCTTACAACATGAATctaagttacggatgaaaatcctAGTGTTTACAAAGTACCACAAAAGAGAAAAGGAAAGCATTCAAGCAAAGATCCTAAATAGAATTCTCTATGTCCAAGTGATTAAtgagtggagtgaatatttttggtcttatcattttatcatgcttttgttgtttttaatgtttgataataatataaaaaataacAAGTAAAGaaacatgcatgatgaatttgtacaatgatgatggtaatgagtacttgaatgtaaattacaaggtaatgacataaaagtaaattacaagatgaagaataacaatataacaataataatggttagtggatataaatgatataaaacaaataaCAAGTTAATAGTAccaaaataacaataaaaaatgttaatgataaacaaagttagtgaagtataattaATGGTTAGTAATATGTGCAAAATGAACATTTTGAGAACTATTTTTCAATAGGTCAaaaaagactcaaaatatgacAGATTATtggataacttatcattgatgcaaagtattgaaaATGATTAAAGAATCAACTAATAATAGATTTGTAACAAAAAAAGTTATACAACTCTGAGTCTATCTATCAATATTTTAACAAATTGTGTCACTCAAATAATTATGATTtgttttcacaccccttttttatttagcaagatagtaagagagtaaataaattagcataatgtaaatgacatggttagataacaataaacataaacatacaGTACTTGAAAATAAAATGAGCAGTAAAATTAATTGCaaaaaaataaagtgcaataatataaatgttagaagttagtagttagtggttaataaaataacaataagcaaatggattagcaagttaatgtaaagaaaaAGATTTCATCTATAcatcaaatgactcaaatatggttgaaatagaggtaatctatcaatgcctcaaagtatcatgaatgatctattgatcaatcaattataggtttgaaacattgaagatttaatcaactctaaacaacaATGACCATGATTTAATAGACCTTATTAACCAAACAAATGTAACTACAAGTCCACAATAAAAGCAAATAATAACAAACACAAAGCAAGACTAAAAAAGGTGAACAAAAAGGTAGTAAGAGCAAGAAATCTCAAATAAAAGTGTGTAAACCAAAGATAATCATTTTTTGCAAGCTTGAACCTAAACCCTCTCAAAAGAACAAAGAAGAATAACCAAAAATTTTTAATACAAAACATAACAAAAAGGCTAAAAAGtttaagctaaaatcattacccaaaaaATGTGAAAAAGCTAGGTTGAAATGATGTTGAGCTTGAATGTGAAGCAAGGGGTTTGGGACGAAAGTATTTATCGTGGAAGCTTAGTGAAGGGGCtgagttatgagtgttagagagtggGAAGTTTTAAGGAAAAAAGGTGAAGTGGAAAAAAGTTGGTGGGGGTGACTTTTGGGAGAGAAAGATTTTTTGTTTTGAATTAGGTTTAGAGAGGAGAGTGAATGATGTTTGGACATAATTTTTGGGGGATAGAAAGCATGGAAAATGAGGGCAAATAGTGtccctatttatagggaaaacAAATGGGTAAGTGGGTGAAACAAAAGCCACTATGTGTGAAAAACAAAGTTACTGATGCTGTTTGTGCAGGTGTAATCGActaccatgattagggtaatcgattacaccaacCAAAATAGTCTGGGAATCTGAATTCTGCcagtgtaatcgattaccatgattagggcAATCGATTATACAaaccaaaaattgattttttttccTTATTTTGTTAGTTTTTCTCATGTGTAAATACCATGCCTTGAGCCCATGCAATATGCCTTTAGTTATGGATATTAATGCAATTATGGTGATGTAACAATGAATGTATGTATGTGTAATAGGGTCATGGATAAAATAAAATTCGTATGCgggtagggtaaattttggggtatgacagttgtcCTTATTTAATTTTCTCAGACTTGAAGATATGGATAGCGAAGGCTTCCAATGTGTTCAAGATAAGAGAGGATTAAATATTAATATGAGTAACTGGAAATTTTCCCTGCCGGGAGATGATAGGGTTAGGATTTGTTGGGGATTATGCATGGTTATGATGATTATGCATGCAATGCGATGTGTGCATCATAAGTATGTTCTCAAGGAGGAAATTTAGATATTAGAATTCCAAGAAGATGGAGGgaagaaaactccactgggggatGAGAGAAAGGGTAACTACCCCTAGCTACGGCTGGAGAAAAACAAAATGGAGATTCCTAGCAACGATTGGGATATCTGACTCAGTTGGAGAGAAATGACAAGGTACAGTGATGATTCTTAGCGACGGTTAGAATACTCGATTCTATGGGGAAAAGAAGTCGTTTAGTGACGATTACTAGTAATTGATGGAATACCTAACTCGATTATATATACAACTTTCCACGAAGGTACAATGACGATTCTTAGCAAGGACTAGAATACCTGACTTGACTGCGGAAGTAAACTTTCCATGAAGGTACAATGATGATTCTTAGCGAAGGCTAGAATACCTGAATCGACTAGAGATACGACTTTCCGTGAAGGTACAATGACGATTCTTAACGAAGGCTAGAATACCTGAAATCTGTCGGAAAGATCAAACAGTTTAGTGTCGATTCTTAGTAACGGCTAGAATACCTGAAATCCATCGGGAAGATCAAACAATTCAGTGACGATTCTTAGCACCGACTAGAATACCTGAATCTGCTGAGGAGAATATAGAAGTCCAATGACGATTCCTTGCAACGACTGGAATACCTGACATCTCCTAGGAAATGGAGCATTTCAGTGACGATTCCTTGTAAAGATTGGAATACCTGGATTATGTTGGGAAATAAATGAAAAGATGATTCTCGGCTATAAATGTATGACTTGGCTTGGGGAATGAGCCCAAAATGCCTCTTGTCTGAAAAAAGGAAAGTTCAGTGATGGTGATGACTTTTTGGGGATGGAAGAAGTAATatgatgattcttagcaacgactagaatacctgactcttCTGAGGAAACTTGAAATGAAACGAAACAGTTTAGCAACGATTCTTAGCAATGGCTAGAACACACGGCTCTGCTTGGGAAATGTTTTGAGGATGAACATTGATTATATTGGGAAAATTCCTAACAACGATTTGGAAATTCCGAATTCTGATGAGTTAATTTTAGTTAATTAAGGAGATACTTATGATGTTATGTTATGTATGCCAATGCGTGTTTGGGCTTTCATGGGGGAATGTATGAAATGCAGGGTTTGCAAGTTATGCCAAGTATGATTGAGCTATGCGGGGGAGTGTATCTGAGGAatgtggtaaggtaccacgcgcttaactgatttttggtataccataagatatgggccacatacacttaagtggtctttttagcttgcagcccacacaagtggttctataaatagaacccttgtgcagaagcatcTCACCtgatgaaatttcgtttctctctctctctctctctctcacacacacacacacactcaaagccttcattcgtagaagctagcactgagactaaaggaatccattcgtgtggactgagtagaggcgttgtcaccattcaacgctcgtggTCACTCCTTAGATCTccatcaaaggtttcaatcaccacaagaggttACTGTTTCcatcactgatcatgcccattcgtaaggatcactaaaggaaatttttaaaattttcgttgcgttttggatcgcaattttccTTCACATAGCAAGGGCCAAATTTTGTGACAGTCTTCATCAACCCAAAAACTTCTATAAGTTCTACAACCTCCTTACATTTTAGGGCATCCTTACCGAATTCCCTCTCCAGGGCTACCCTCCTTTGAATAACATACTTCCACCTTTCAGCAATTTACATAATGTAAAGAAACATTGTTCAGTGGAGCCTTGGGCACAGCAACATGAGGCTTCTTTGTAGCATATCTTTTTATAGGCGTGATGTCCTGGACATCcttttcaacatcaaacttagaATCACTAGAAGATACAACTTTCCTCTTTCTAGTAGGGGTAACAACTTTACTCCATGATCTAGTGTGACAAACAGGAGATTTTCCTATGGAGCTTCTAGAGGGATTGATTTTCAAACCACCAGATTTTCTTTTCATCTCCTTGGAGAGAGAATCTTCAAACACCACTGCCTTTCCTTTTCGTCTCTGCAGTCTCTTGGCTATACCAGGAGTTACAATATTAGTAAGAGGTTCTTCATCGAAAGTTAGTTCATCAACATTGATAATATGATCAACTTTCTTTTTACTTCTTCTCTCATGAGTAGCATGCTCAGGGACACACTCATCAGCCTTCTTCTTACTCCTTCTTTCAAAAGCAGCATGTTCAAGAACACTTTCCTCAACTTTTTCACTAGAATCATTGTCAGGGCTAGTTTCTTTTTCCAAATATGTTTGAACATCTGGAAAAACATCTAAGTTCGCTTCCTTTAAAACAAATGTAAAAAACTTCATAAGTTCCTTATAAATGGCACTCCTTTCCGCTTCCGTTGGATTCTAAGTGCCACCAACATGCATAGTAGGGTTTCTCATTTTAGACCCTTTAGACCTAGACCCTTCTTCAACAACAATTTTATCTTTACTAGGGATTATAGGTCTAAAAGACTTACTAGAAGTCTTGACATTCTCTGACACAAAAGGCGTAACTTTCTTCTAAGGGGTGGATGAATTATGGATAAGGAAGTAACATCCAAGACCAGATCAGCCAGGTTGATCATTTGGAATGGTTCATTTTCCCTAACAGTTGGGGAAGATGATCCACTGGTTTCAGTTGGGACATGAATGTGTGTGGGTGAAGATTTTTTCGACATTTTAGGTAACACTTGATGCAGATGGAATTGGGAAAGACTCTTGAGAGAGGGTGAGCACAAATATCTGGAAAGGAATGAAGCGTTTGAATGGAAAGGGTACCGTATTTTTGTCCAACAGGATACACAATGAGGTAAAGGGTTTAGGTAAGCGTGTCTAGTGTAATGATGAGATTTAAAATCCTGTCTGACCCACTTAAATAGTCGTAATTGCTATATATGCTCATTAACACAAATCCCAAGTTTTCCTCTTAATTTTTCAAAGTGAATTGCATCCAAGGCTTTGGTAAAAATGTCTACAAGTTGATTCTCCATGCTAACATGCTAAAATGTTATGAATTTCTCTTTAACAAGTTGTCTAATAAAAGGATTCCTGGTGCCAATGTGTTTAGTTCATttgtgttgaataggatttttggagaTATTAATAGCACCCAAGTtatcacagaataatgtcatgacatcttgtctgacattgtattcagtcaacatttgtttcatccataTTAGTTGAGAGCAGTTGCTgccagctgctatgtactcagcttcaaTAGTAGATAGGGATACACAATTATGttgctgaaccatgaaatcaaATGTTTCCCAAAAAGAAACATCCTCCAAAGGTACTCTTGCTATCATCAGCACTACCTTCCTAATCAACATCACAATACCCCACTAACATGGAATTAGAATCATGAGAATACAACATTCCATAATCACTTGTGCCATTCACACACTTTAGAATCCTTTTTACTTGATTGATgtgactcactttgggttctgcttgatatctagcacaaactCCAACAACAAAAGTTATATCTTGTATGCTTGCTGTAAGGTATAGAAGGCTACCAATCATGCTTCTATATAAGCTCTGATCAATAGTTATGccattttcatctttagataaCTTCAAGTGAGTAGGTGCAtgagttcttttgtgactagcattcTCCAATCCAAATATCTTCACAATACTCTTTGCATATTTGCTTTGACACAGAAAAATggagtcttccatctgtttgacttggAGTCCAGTAAATTACGTTAGTTCACCtaccaaactcaattcaaactAAGATTGCATTTTCTTGACAAAATGTTGGACCATCTCATCAGACATTCCTCCAAAaacaatatcatccacatagatctAAGATATCATAAGTTTTCCATCCTTATCTTTGACAAGAGAGTCTTATTAATTCCATCCTTTCTATATCTATGGTTGATGAGAAACTCAGTCAATCTTTAataccaagctcttggagctttTTTTAAACCATACAATGCCTTATTTAGTTTGATCACATGATTAGGGAATGTAGGGTCAACAAATCCTTTTGGTTGTTCAACACACATCTCCATTTAAATAGCCATTTAGAAAGGCAtttttaacatccatttggaacaacTTGACTTTAAAAGGCATGTCATTCCAAGTAACAATCTGATAGACGCTAAGCAAGCCACTGGAGCAAATATTTCATCAAAGTCCAGTCCTTCCATTTGGGTGTATCCTTGAGAAATGAGTTTGGCTTTGTTTCTggtaacaaccccttgttcatctGACTTGTTCTTATACATCCATCTAGTgccaataacatttattccttcagcTCTTGGAACCAAATCCCACACCTCATTAATTTTGAATTGGCCAAGTTCATCTTGCATAACATTAATCTATAACATTAATCCATAATTCATCAGTCAAGGCCTCCTTGATATTCTTGGGTTCAAATTTAGAAATAAAAGAGGCATTTAACACAACTTCCCTTGATCTGGTAATTATCCATTCATTTAGATTTACTATAATAAATTCCTTAGGATGATCTTTCTGGATTTTGATGGAAGGCCCTTTGTTAGTTGACTCAGTCTCTATAGGTTCAGTATTAGCACTTGAGACTGCAACATCTTCTGGAACATCATTCATTGATGTTTCAACATCATCTGTGACATCAACTTCGTTAGTTAAGTCATCCATAACAATGTTTCTGGATTCCATcatgtaagaccctaattttgaccctaagatccctcatggcatcatatcattgcacattgcatttgcctcaaggatcatagcatcttggctccttaacccttgggttaggacttgtgtgagttggtttgagaccaccaagcatgcttgaattgtatattattgcttttcttattttgtttactaaccaaaagcacaaaaatatgtcactaactttgtttattttgaagctcaagcagtcatgtgatccaaaGCTCCTAGGATGGCTCatatgcccattgaagtggccggatgaagttgaaagcaagcatgaaaatgattcacaaagctctaaatcatcatatatgcctcccaagtatcttaatttgtcaatttgatcaagataaaccaaagggcttgaggattgtttcccaaggaaaccctaattcaactgtgcattgaatgtgccttgctcatgaagcaacctcaacctatgatcaaatacaatcaaggtaagttatttcattcatcattttatgcatatatgagcttatgtgagtatcctcaatcattcattcatcaagatttgaagtttggacttgagaatgttgatcagtcaattcatctgactattttgaaatccactagacctaacttttgatgtgtttgtcaaatgaagatgacccaaaGATAAAAAAAcgttcttaagaaccatattaacaactttcatgttcatcaaaatttttaatttgaaacttggaaggtcatcattcatttcaaaatattataggtcattttgactaaaaccctaattttaggtcaacttcccaaggacctaactccttcattttttatgattttaaggtaGGACCAAGGTAATTGGAAAgttcaagatgtataattcaaatgttatgttggacaaaatttcataatcctaaaataaacacatgtgataatacaaaacatcataggtcactttggaccaaagtcattgaaatgtgaaaaagtccaacttcaagtgcccataactttctcataaaaaatccaaataatgcaaaacttaaatccaaattgattttattgaaaagatatacaacttttatgttgaaggttttgtcatttgaggcttgcatcattgaaacataagggcttgaagttggtctattttggcaaaattctcataTACATGTgtttgtaccttgaacttcatggcatattttcaataatttccacactccaaatggatttttgttcaacataacatttgttccttatgtcaagacctttccaaccattacccacatgcctatgtttcaattttgcaaatggcattttcaaagaggtgaagttttaggttcaattatgcataacatgtgaaatCTTCTTGCATACTGCATTGCCTTGCCAAATGCACGTCCAAACTTCATCCATTTGTGTTCAACACTCAATTGCAagtggttttgggcctcacatgcgcctgtacaggcccatgcatggaggaaccaagctcatgcacacacgagttttctccttgcttgcatcagccttggctataaatagaatgtttgcttcacttcaaacttcaacctaaaggcacctgaagctctgcacatttgaatccccaaccctccattaaaggaattcttatttttctctacagttttcaagctcaaatttcaacttcattggttgatctttgactTACAATTCCTTAGTCTGgcttccttgttacttcaagatcaagctgcatTAAAGATTTGGACTGGATCAAGCACTgaaaagctgcacttcaaaggttggttctccaactgttttccttcgaatctccCATATTATAgtgcattgcttggtttggttggtacctctgaagtcctcatgtgagaggcaattgatttgtgcttttaattttgtgaattgagcAAGTTCAGATTGAGTACCTTGTTTTTCCATCTCAAATTTCTCCTTTTATGAGagtcttgagcaaaaactaaggttacagggatgatgtacatcaccccaactttcgaATGCTATGTGGATTGCGCGTTTTTGTTGAGGTTTAAAAACCTGTAACAGGTGGCCGGAACTGGCCTtctcatcggagaagacggtggtttccaccaccgttCCCACGCGTCCAAGCCTCAACCATTGGATCTatgtttccagatctaatctcagtgcttcattgttatgactttcttTTAATCCATATGTCACGCTGTTGACTAGGGTGTtccatgagcgcgcgcttctcAACCACCAGATGagccatgtcaattaatgaaatAAGATTTGACGCCTCAGGctttttttgttatttttaatttctgttttaattttcttttattttaaaaattcgtaacttctttatttggaatcacaaaaatatgggaccaattgtaaaaaaattctcttaaattctagtttctaaaaatgatttttaattatttttgtgattccatttaatatttttgtgaattatttcatttctggttatttttaattcatttaaaatacttcttgatattcaaaaatgccaaaaatattttcttaacatatttggatgatgatgaatctatgaaaaatattctcatcaatttctgaattgatttgagatttaattgagattttagttcaattatgttatttttcttcatttttaattgtttaaaattagtttctgttttcaaaaaatgatgaaattttttgtcaaaccttgtttgaccatgatagacttatgatgatccaattggacttttccaagttgatttgaattggatttgaagtttgacctttatttgttcattttatttcaagtattattttaattccaaaaaaataccaaaaatattcttgttatttcttgacttctaagcttcatttcacttctgtttaccattgattgatgttgattccattcatgtttgatcaatgtgttttgcttatgtcatttgaatttcatttatgaacattccatttccatcttcttcttcttcttcttcttctttctttttgaccaatgagttaatgattggtggttagccttgacatatgagaggcttaaccttctttgatccaaataaaattcatcttgatcaaagatcaagtgaattgctttgcattaaagataggttgcttcttggtcaagcaaaaaacctaaatccatacaaggtcattcttcttttcttttggcatggcaagttgtaggagcttggcttactagtcatgatctctaacttgtgtttatttgcctatagttttattgaccggcctcagataggtgtgactactatattagtccacttacgattgcttcacatagcgctaaattgccttatggcacactaacactaactactaattactaacttttaattcaagcatttaattcttgcaatttactttaatgcaatttaatttcttgctcattaattcatttatcttttccctttgctctcttgagctcatgtttatgattaatgcaattttccttttgctcacttgagcacattattgtgtatatactattgccttgtgcttgttttgtttttttgtgtgaacccaatgcaaaatggagaaaggacttagatttaggatcttacctatgctaaatggagtttcaagagcaactaggcctcatgcctttagaatgctaaacatgttgaagagcaactaggcctcatgcctttagaatgcttaatcttggaagatgaattgaaagtaccctaattctaaactcactattgtccattctttttatttgcattgtggaactttttgatttgtgtgttcttgtgttaTAGGGATTctaaacttgagccaattagaagaaccattgtcatgagcatccaagataagagatacaaaagccaatttgaagattcctaggagcttgattgaatatttgcttgattgcttgagttatttgcttattgcttgctaagtccaaaggaaaggagcaacttggatcatctttatgatctcaagaagggaactccaagtggttttatttctcttccctcatctttgca containing:
- the LOC127081569 gene encoding uncharacterized protein LOC127081569, which gives rise to MESRNIVMDDLTNEVDVTDDVETSMNDVPEDVAVSSANTEPIETESTNKGPSIKIQKDHPKEFIIINVMQDELGQFKINEVWDLVPRAEGINVIGTRWMYKNKSDEQGVVTRNKAKLISQGYTQMEGLDFDEIFAPEANLDVFPDVQTYLEKETSPDNDSSEKVEESVLEHAAFERRSKKKADECVPEHATHERRSKKKVDHIINVDELTFDEEPLTNIVTPGIAKRLQRRKGKAVVFEDSLSKEMKRKSGGLKINPSRSSIGKSPVCHTRSWSKVVTPTRKRKVVSSSDSKFDVEKDVQDITPIKRYATKKPHVAVPKAPLNNVSLHYVNC